A section of the Hevea brasiliensis isolate MT/VB/25A 57/8 chromosome 17, ASM3005281v1, whole genome shotgun sequence genome encodes:
- the LOC110647875 gene encoding exocyst complex component EXO70E2 has product MCNCQTIMPSYEAEQHIIAATQHILKALGASKNLSDEFKRVLTELDSHLSTMTIITETEGGRFSEIEEQLKHAERKIIRWESDPCLIWDSGPMEATEYLQAVNEILIVIESLGGLSLSENGKPKEIALRAQNALQRAMSRLEEELCHILFQHKQYFKPQYVLLHSRAEGVFYDESFASVEDEIVDETSQRDGEDRESAECYLDLVDPCVIPNIKSIANVMSASNYIQEFCEAFIDIQREALYEYLSVLEMEKLSIEDVLKLEWDCLSRKIKKWIWIMKVIISVYLASEKRLCDQILGDFGSFNSFCFIEISKDSVLCLLNFGQAITTGPQKPEKLFRLLDMYEIMADLHLEMDSLFSEDNGSFIRIEYHKLLSGLGASARETFMRFGNAIASDASIRPFPGGGIHPLVKYVMNYMRLLPDYCDTFNLLLKDQDIDESNAVVEIDNGQDFSSSTSCPMAYHLRSIASSLESNLIDKSKLYKDDSLQYIFLMNNIHYMVKKVKDSDLRLFFGDEWIRKHIGKFQQHATSYVRATWSSVVSMLRDDGNTNLKERYRRFSIAFEEVYKNQTRWCIPDLQLREDLQISTSQKVIPAYRNFVGINNRNVSDKHVKYTTDDLEELLLDLFVGSPRSLHNSRRR; this is encoded by the coding sequence ATGTGCAACTGTCAAACTATCATGCCAAGCTATGAAGCAGAACAACATATCATTGCTGCGACTCAGCATATTCTGAAGGCATTAGGGGCAAGTAAGAATCTGAGTGATGAATTTAAAAGAGTACTTACTGAGCTTGACTCCCATTTGTCCACAATGACTATAATAACTGAAACCGAGGGAGGGAGATTTTCTGAGATAGAGGAACAACTCAAACATGCTGAGAGAAAGATTATTCGTTGGGAGTCAGATCCATGTCTGATATGGGATTCTGGCCCCATGGAAGCCACTGAGTATTTACAAGCTGTCAACGAGATTCTAATAGTGATAGAAAGTCTGGGTGGTCTGTCCTTGAGCGAGAATGGGAAGCCAAAGGAGATTGCTTTACGAGCTCAGAATGCACTGCAGAGAGCAATGTCAAGACTTGAGGAAGAGCTGTGCCACATTCTTTTTCAACATAAGCAATATTTTAAGCCGCAGTATGTTTTGCTTCATTCACGTGCAGAAGGTGTGTTTTATGACGAGTCATTTGCTTCTGTGGAAGATGAAATAGTTGATGAAACATCCCAGAGAGATGGGGAAGACAGAGAATCTGCTGAATGTTATCTAGATTTGGTTGATCCATGTGTAATTCCCAATATAAAGTCCATTGCAAATGTTATGTCTGCTTCTAACTACATTCAAGAATTTTGTGAGGCTTTCATTGATATCCAGAGAGAAGCATTATATGAATACTTGTCCGTTCTTGAAATGGAGAAACTCAGTATTGAGGACGTTCTGAAGCTGGAATGGGATTGCTTGAGCAGGAAGATCAAGAAATGGATTTGGATTATGAAAGTTATCATTAGCGTGTATCTTGCTAGTGAGAAACGACTTTGTGACCAGATATTGGGGGATTTTGGTTCTTTCAATTCGTTTTGCTTCATTGAAATCTCAAAGGATTCGGTTTTGTGCCTTTTGAATTTTGGCCAAGCCATAACAACCGGACCTCAGAAGCCTGAGAAGTTATTCCGCCTGCTTGACATGTATGAGATTATGGCAGATCTTCACCTAGAGATGGACAGTTTGTTCTCAGAAGATAATGGTTCTTTTATTAGAATAGAGTACCACAAACTTTTAAGTGGATTGGGTGCTTCTGCAAGGGAGACCTTTATGAGATTTGGGAATGCCATTGCATCTGATGCATCTATACGCCCTTTCCCTGGAGGTGGAATCCATCCCCTCGTGAAGTATGTGATGAATTACATGAGGCTCCTCCCAGATTATTGTGATACTTTCAATTTGCTTCTTAAGGACCAAGATATAGATGAATCAAATGCTGTTGTTGAGATTGATAATGGGCAGGACttctcttcttccacttcttgccCAATGGCGTACCACCTTCGGTCAATTGCTTCCTCTCTAGAATCCAATCTCATCGATAAATCCAAATTATACAAGGATGATTCTCTGCAGTATATTTTCTTGATGAACAACATCCATTACATGGTCAAAAAGGTCAAAGACTCTGACCTCAGGCTTTTCTTTGGAGATGAGTGGATCCGAAAACATATTGGGAAGTTTCAACAACATGCTACAAGCTATGTGAGAGCCACTTGGAGTTCAGTTGTTTCTATGCTTAGAGATGATGGAAATACAAATCTTAAAGAAAGGTACAGGAGATTCAGTATTGCTTTCGAGGAGGTATACAAAAACCAGACACGCTGGTGCATTCCAGATCTTCAGCTCCGGGAAGATCTGCAAATTTCAACTTCACAGAAAGTAATCCCTGCTTATCGAAATTTTGTTGGGATTAACAACAGAAATGTTAGTGACAAGCATGTTAAGTACACTACAGATGATTTGGAGGAACTGCTCTTGGATCTTTTTGTTGGATCACCAAGATCACTGCATAATTCACGCAGGAGGTGA
- the LOC110650284 gene encoding uncharacterized protein LOC110650284: protein MGPSELEAKQTSLAIGSEHRSETSEGLKINLATNSIEENHFAHGKKLSSSSSSSSSSSFEDPRLSPRGTASPNDEKGTQLASEENVDGISVSSSPIPRDELHSSNASSLNTELATQSPTTQLMERPANTTASPSYRIPSSIFASKSSAPNDWSVASSESLFSIHMGNMSFTRDEANWLGKSGEIGLIGDHALSGSFSPMFDFSSKRHSSNQSPNNISGEIEQRTEAKMRKNINDNEADAGKQKSPVNKSHRSASLRGSDVSASSVKSFAFPILTGDHKMDFPQKRNASSPMTSNSQPPTPKVALEPDSQQKSQPETPKAPSNAAQGKWYSCLPCCS from the exons ATGGGACCTTCAGAGCTTGAAGCAAAACAGACATCTTTAGCAATTGGATCTGAACATCGCAGTGAAACTAGTGAAGGTTTGAAGATAAATCTTGCCACAAATTCTATAGAAGAAAATCATTTTGCCCATGGAAAGAAGTTGAGCTCCTCATCCTCctcgtcttcttcttcttcatttgaagATCCCCGCCTCTCCCCACGTGGGACAGCCTCACCTAACGATGAGAAAGGCACACAGTTAGCTTCAGAAGAGAATGTAGATGGAATTTCGGTCAGTTCCAGCCCCATTCCCAGGGATGAGTTACATTCTAGTAACGCATCAAGCTTAAACACAGAATTGGCAACACAATCTCCTACAACGCAGCTGATGGAGCGACCGGCCAACACAACTGCCTCCCCCTCATACAGGATTCCATCTTCTATATTTGCTAGCAAATCTTCAGCCCCAAATGACTGGAGTGTTGCTTCTAGTGAATCTTTGTTCAGTATTCACATGGGGAATATGAGCTTCACTAGAGATGAAGCAAACTGGTTGGGTAAATCTGGAGAGATTGGTTTAATAGGTGATCATGCCCTGTCTGGCTCCTTCTCtccaatgtttgatttttcaagtAAACGACATTCGAGTAATCAGTCACCGAATAATATATCTGGCGAAATTGAACAAAGAACTGAGGCAAAAATGAGGAAAAACATAAACGATAATGAAGCTGATGCTGGGAAACAAAAGTCTCCTGTCAATAAATCACATCGTTCTGCTAGCCTTCGCGGCTCAGATGTGAGTGCATCCAGTGTCAAATCGTTTGCATTTCCAAT ATTGACAGGGGATCATAAAATGGATTTTCCTCAAAAGCGAAATGCATCATCACCCATGACTTCGAATTCACAACCTCCGACTCCCAAAGTAGCCCTAGAGCCAGATTCACAGCAAAAATCACAACCAGAAACCCCTAAAGCGCCTTCAAATGCTGCTCAGGGTAAATGGTACTCCTGCTTACCTTGTTGTTCATAA
- the LOC110650282 gene encoding replication protein A 70 kDa DNA-binding subunit B gives MGHRLSPDAIATLLSNPKPDSLSDIPEIIVQITKLEPKGKSYGFDANDGKMKIKAIFNSRLSSEITSGNIQNLGLIRILDYTVNEIPSKSENYLIITKCEVVSPAPEMEIKDEIRKEEAGIIFKPKQEHEIKIEVKKEPSGILLKPKREMATKSAAQIVHEQHRNMAPTARMAMTRRVHPLVSLNPYQGNWTIKVRVTSKGNMRTYKNARGEGCVFNVELTDEDGTQIQATMFNDAARKFYDKFQLGKVYYISKGTLRVANKQFRTVQNDYEMALNENSEVEEASNEAAFIPETKFNFVPIDQLGPYINSNELVDVIGVIQSVSPTMSIRRKSNNEIVPKRDITIADETKKTVVVSLWNDLATNVGQELLDLADNSPVVAIKSLKVGDFQGVSLSTLGRSIVQINPDTPESNKLRCWYDSDGKETSMASVGSGLSPSTKSGARSMYSDRFSISQITSNPSLGGDKPAFFSIRAYISFIKPDQSMWYRACKTCNKKVTEAVGDGYWCEGCQKNDTECSLRYILVVKVSDASGEGWVSVFNEAEKIIGCSADELDKLKSEKEGSSYQLKLKEATWNPHLFRVSVAQNEYNNEKRQRITVRAVAPVDFAAESRYLLEEISKMKDSP, from the exons ATGGGTCACCGGTTGAGCCCAGATGCTATAGCGACTTTGCTTTCAAATCCCAAGCCAGATTCACTCTCTGATATCCCTGAGATCATCGTTCAGATCACCAAGCTTGAGCCTAAAGGAAAGTCTTATGG GTTTGATGCTAATGATGGAAAAATGAAGATAAAAGCAATTTTCAACTCCCGTCTGTCTTCTGAGATAACCTCTGGAAACATTCAAAACTTGGGTCTCATTCGTATTCTTGATTATACAGTCAATGAAATTCCTAGTAAATCAGAAAA TTACTTGATCATAACAAAATGTGAAGTGGTTTCTCCTGCACCTGAAATGGAGATCAAAGATGAGATAAGaaaggaagaagcaggaataataTTCAAGCCAAAGCAAGAACATGAGATCAAGATTGAAGTAAAAAAAGAACCTAGTGGCATTCTTTTGAAACCAAAGCGGGAAATGGCTACAAAATCAGCCGCTCAGATAGTACATGAACAGCATAGAAA CATGGCTCCTACAGCTCGAATGGCCATGACAAGAAGAGTTCACCCTCTCGTTTCCCTGAATCCTTACCAAGGCAATTGGACAATCAAAGTCCGAGTCACAAGTAAAGGAAATATGCGTACTTACAAGAATGCAAGAGGAGAAGGGTGTGTTTTCAATGTGGAGTTGACAGATGAAGAT GGTACGCAGATACAAGCAACAATGTTCAATGATGCTGCAAGGAAATTCTATGACAAATTTCAGTTAGGGAAGGTTTATTACATATCAAAGGGAACTCTTAGAGTTGCTAATAAGCAGTTTAGAACAGTACAAAATGATTATGAAATGGCTTTAAATGAGAATTCTGAAGTAGAAGAGGCCAGTAATGAAGCAGCTTTTATCCCTGAAACAAAATTCAATTTTGTTCCAATTGATCAATTGGGTCCATACATTAATTCGAATGAGCTTGTTG ATGTTATTGGAGTCATTCAAAGTGTTTCTCCAACAATGAGCATCCGAAGAAAGAGCAACAACGAGATTGTTCCAAAGCGTGATATAACTATTGCAGATGAGAC GAAGAAGACAGTTGTGGTCTCACTTTGGAATGATCTTGCAACTAATGTGGGGCAGGAATTGCTTGACCTTGCTGATAACTCACCTGTCGTTGCAATCAAATCGCTTAAAGTTGGAGATTTTCAAG GTGTATCTTTGTCCACATTGGGTAGAAGCATTGTACAGATCAATCCAGATACTCCCGAATCAAATAAACTAAGATGCTG GTATGATTCTGATGGCAAAGAGACTTCAATGGCTTCAGTAGGCTCTGGTTTGAGCCCTTCAACCAAGAGTGGAGCAAGGTCTATGTACTCTGACCGATTCTCCATCTCTCAAATAACAAGCAATCCATCTTTGGGTGGTGACAAG CCTGCATTTTTCAGCATTAGAGCGTATATTAGTTTTATCAAGCCTGACCAGAGTATGTGGTACCGGGCTTGCAAGACTTGCAATAAGAAGGTGACTGAAGCTGTTGGAGATGGATATTGGTGTGAAGGATGCCAGAAGAATGATACAGAGTGTAGTTTAAG GTATATTCTGGTAGTTAAAGTTTCAGATGCAAGTGGTGAAGGTTGGGTTTCTGTATTCAATGAAGCAGAAAAGATCATTGGTTGCTCTGCTGATGAACTTGATAAACTGAAATCAGAG AAAGAAGGGAGTTCATaccaattgaaattaaaagaagcCACTTGGAATCCTCATCTTTTCAGGGTTAGTGTTGCTCAGAATGAGTACAATAACGAGAAGAGGCAAAGAATAACAGTAAGGGCTGTTGCCCCAGTTGATTTTGCTGCTGAATCTAGATATTTGCTAGAAGAGATCTCAAAGATGAAAGATTCTCCATAG
- the LOC110650283 gene encoding glycerophosphodiester phosphodiesterase GDPD6: MALTCYVLIIFLSLILVSTARPIYPLPSKISHGSKQPLQTSRPYNIAHRGSNGEIPEETAAAYKRAIEEGVDFIEADILSSKDGVLICFHDVTLDDTTDIAEHKEFANRKRTYDVQGVNTTGFFTVDFTFEELKTLRVKQRYLFRDQQYNGKFSIISFEDFISIALDAPRVVGIYPEIKNPVLINQHVKWSDGKRFEDKFVGTLKKYGYNGSYMSKDWLKQPIFIQSFAPTSLVYISNLTDSPKIFLIDDVTIPTQDTNQSYWEITSDAYLDYIKDYVVGIGPWKDTVVPVVNNYLQASTDLVAKAHSHDLQVHPYTYRNEDSFLHYNFHQDPYEEYDYWINTVGVDGLFTDFPGSLHNFQEWTSPLSKDECASKLLHKIALLTASYKN; the protein is encoded by the exons GTTATGTTCTCATCATATTTCTATCGCTTATACTTGTGTCGACTGCAAGGCCAATTTATCCTCTACCAAGTAAAATAAGCCATGGTAGCAAACAGCCTTTACAGACATCTCGTCCATATAATATTGCACATCGAGGATCAAATGGAGAGATTCCTGAGGAAACTGCTGCTGCATACAAG AGAGCCATTGAAGAAGGAGTAGACTTCATAGAAGCAGATATCTTATCCTCCAAAGATGGTGTTCTTATATGCTTCCATGATGTTACCCTTGATGACACAACTGATATTGCAGAGCACAAGGAGTTCGCAAATCGTAAAAGGACCTATGATGTGCAAGGGGTCAACACTACTGGCTTTTTCACTG TTGATTTTACCTTTGAAGAACTTAAGACATTGCGGGTGAAGCAGAGATATCTGTTCCGGGATCAACAATACAATG GAAAATTTTCTATTATCAGTTTTGAAGACTTCATATCAATTGCACTGGATGCACCAAGAGTCGTTGGAATATACCCAGAAATCAAAAATCCTGTACTTATCAACCAGCAT GTGAAGTGGTCAGATGGGAAGCGATTTGAGGACAAGTTTGTTGGTACTCTTAAGAAGTATGGATATAACGGTTCATATATGTCAAAGGATTGGCTGAAACAACCTATTTTTATCCAATCCTTTGCTCCAACTTCACTCGTGTATATATCAAATCTGACAGACTCGCCCAAAATCTTCTTGATTGATGATGTTACCATTCCAACTCAAGATACTAATCAG TCTTATTGGGAAATCACTTCTGATGCTTATCTGGACTACATTAAGGACTACGTGGTGGGCATTGGACCCTGGAAGGATACAGTTGTTCCTGTGGTGAATAATTATTTGCAAGCATCTACAGATCTTGTTGCCAAAGCACATTCCCATGATCTACAG GTGCACCCATACACTTACCGGAATGAGGATTCATTCttgcactacaactttcatcaagacccatatgaagaatatgattattggattaACACAGTAGGAGTTGATGGACTCTTTACAGACTTCCCAGGCAGCCTCCATAATTTTCAGGAATGGACTTCACCTCTCTCTAAAGATGAATGTGCATCTAAACTATTGCATAAGATAGCATTGTTGACCGCTTCATATAAAAATTGA